A genomic segment from Saimiri boliviensis isolate mSaiBol1 chromosome 14, mSaiBol1.pri, whole genome shotgun sequence encodes:
- the LAIR2 gene encoding leukocyte-associated immunoglobulin-like receptor 2, translating to MSPHPTAVLGLVLCLAQTIHTQEGALPRPSISAEPGTVIPPGNPVTFRCRGPVGVHTFRLERENRSQYKDNYDVSLVSPFLSEATFRIDSVSEDSAGGYRCIYHKASRWSQHSETLELVVKGEDATWALP from the exons atgtctccccaccccaccgccgTCCTGGGCCTAG TGCTCTGCCTGGCCCAGACGATCCACACGCAGGAGG GGGCCCTGCCCAGACCCTCCATCTCGGCTGAGCCAGGCACCGTGATCCCCCCGGGGAACCCTGTGACCTTCCGCTGCCGGGGCCCAGTTGGGGTTCACACATTCCGCCTGGAGAGGGAGAATAGATCCCAGTACAAAGATAATTATGATGTGTCTCTAGTTAGTCCATTTTTGTCAGAGGCCACATTCCGCATTGACTCAGTGAGTGAAGACAGCGCTGGGGGTTATCGCTGCATCTATCATAAGGCCTCCAGATGGTCTCAGCACAGTGAGACGCTGGAGCTGGTGGTGAAAGGTGAGGACGCCACCTGGGCCCTGCCCTAG
- the LOC104650262 gene encoding putative killer cell immunoglobulin-like receptor-like protein KIR3DX1 produces MAPKLIAVLCLGAPDKLSLSARPSPVVPLGGRVTLSCDSPLRFVTFTIYKTSGTQDRELHTGHSSNFTISPVTPGHAGTYRCSGSFSHTSQWSAHSKSLTIVVTGAFRKPSISAHPSALVAAGARVTVRCHSELAFDDFILYKEGHTQHSQELDEGMEAGTHYVEAVFRLGPVTPAHTGAYRCCGSFSHSRYECSAPSDPLEIVITGKHKKPSLSTQVGPMMGLGENVTLFCISEISFDRYHLWREGAPHCQWLSGGQRHGGAFQANFSMGLATPAHGGTYRCYGSFNASPYEWSAPSEPLHLSVTGIPQSTFLSPMEPTPETGSHPHDYTEGNLIRMGVAVLVLLVLGVFLLESCTVRKKEKHPICRKKRTMIENKAPFRTTET; encoded by the exons ATGGCTCCCAAACTCATCGCCGTCCTGTGTCTGG gtgcTCCCGACAAGCTCTCGCTGTCAGCCCGGCCAAGCCCTGTGGTTCCCCTGGGAGGACGTGTGACTCTCTCCTGTGATTCTCCTCTTCGGTTTGTCACATTCACAATATACAAAACATCTGGGACCCAGGACCGTGAGTTGCACACTGGTCATTCCAGCAACTTCACCATCAGCCCCGTGACCCCAGGACACGCAGGGACCTACAGATGTTCTGGATCTTTCAGCCACACCTCACAGTGGTCAGCTCACAGCAAGTCCCTGACGATCGTGGTCACAG GTGCGTTCAGAAAACCCTCCATCTCAGCACACCCAAGCGCCCTGGTGGCTGCGGGAGCCAGGGTGACCGTGCGCTGTCACTCGGAGCTGGCATTTGATGACTTTATCTTATACAAAGAGGGGCACACACAGCATTCCCAGGAGCTCGACGAGGGGATGGAGGCTGGGACTCACTACGTCGAGGCTGTCTTCCGCCTGGGTCCCGTGACGCCGGCCCACACGGGAGCCTACAGATGCTGTGGTTCTTTCAGTCACTCCCGCTATGAGTGCTCGGCTCCCAGTGACCCCCTGGAGATTGTGATCACAG gaAAACACAAAAAGCCTTCTCTCTCCACCCAGGTGGGCCCCATGATGGGGCTGGGAGAGAACGTGACGTTATTCTGCATCTCTGAAATCTCATTTGACCGGTACCATCTGTGGAGAGAGGGGGCTCCTCATTGCCAGTGGCTCAGTGGAGGGCAGAGACACGGGGGAGCGTTCCAGGCCAACTTTTCCATGGGCCTCGCGACGCCAGCCCATGGCGGGACCTATAGATGCTACGGTTCTTTCAATGCCTCCCCGTATGAGTGGTCGGCCCCCAGTGAGCCCCTGCACCTTTCCGTCACAG GAATCCCTCAGAGTACTTTCCTGTCACCCATGGAGCCGACCCCTGAAACTG GCTCACATCCCCACGATTACACAGAAGGGAATCTCATCAGGATGGGCGTGGCTGTCTTGGTCCTTTTGGTCCTTGGAGTCTTCCTACTGGAGTCATGCacagtcagaaaaaaagaaaaacacccaatATGCAGGAAGAAGAGGACAATGATAGAAAACAAAGCACCATTTAGAACAACAGAGACTTAA